The Thiorhodovibrio litoralis genome includes a window with the following:
- a CDS encoding chemotaxis protein CheA, translated as MNPLLEQFLSEARDFLQGISEKLMELENAPGDAAMMNELFRLVHTLKGNSGLFDFPEMTRVLHAGEDLMDAVRNGRVAYSQLLADRLLDAMDFVGMLCDEVESDGVMGKTHGTDAARLGASLRELMQSDDGQAPDQASGQAPGKPGAPGAPDVATAAETKEPDPEASAQLPLAAIPEAARMEAYRRARAGDPLHWLVYTPSEQCFYQGDDPFFLVRQTPELLWGGIEARDPWSPLAELDAYACVLDFSLLTAAPRAALEEHYRYVADQIRLIPVARLALVLPQGDTNGGPVYDDFLSDALELLRAGDLDGLARNAGTMLELSNPDLWIASALRWLRLVLETEPETEPESPAVLDALLESLRTFEPPAWDGVGAVAAEGSTQRDDVATLSAEEAEALEAVVATQRTILSQTDNPDWLPGRIQSVAAALSGCLRVCGDSAALPGLDAATGDALEANSGAALLAWLDARFPAMAPVLAEAGAEHPSVSPQLPTESAPAPSEAPPAAAQATPAPEGESGGVKFGRRAEDAIAGPKSLKVDQTKIDRLMNLIGEMVVAKNGLPYLAGRAEDVFGVRELSRDIKGHYAVINRIAEEMQDAIMQVRMMPVSFVFQRFPRLVRDISRKLGKDVHLVMEGEDTEADKNIIEALGDPLVHIVRNSLDHGFESPEVRAAAGKPVAGTLTLRATQESDRVVIEIKDDGKGIDPDVIKHKAYTKGLIDEATLERISDQEAVNLVFAAGLSTAETVSDLSGRGVGMDVVRSAVEKVNGAMTLTSVLGQGTQLRLSVPLSMAVTNVMIVVSDDQSFGVPMDTVVETVRVPQSAIRTIKRSLATVLRGRIVPLKSINTLLGIQAQHKANADDELAVLVVRLGDETLGLLVDDFRETVDIILKPMTGVLASLSAYAGSALMGDGSVLMVLNVKEIL; from the coding sequence ATGAATCCATTGCTCGAACAGTTTCTGTCGGAGGCGCGCGATTTCCTACAAGGCATTAGCGAAAAGCTGATGGAGTTGGAAAACGCCCCCGGCGACGCGGCCATGATGAATGAGCTGTTTCGTCTGGTGCATACCCTCAAGGGTAACAGTGGCCTGTTCGATTTTCCCGAAATGACCCGGGTGCTGCACGCCGGCGAAGACCTGATGGATGCGGTGCGCAACGGTCGGGTGGCCTACTCGCAGCTCCTGGCAGATCGTCTGTTGGACGCGATGGATTTCGTCGGCATGCTGTGCGATGAAGTCGAGTCGGACGGTGTCATGGGCAAGACGCATGGGACGGATGCCGCACGCCTGGGAGCCTCGCTGCGCGAGCTGATGCAATCCGATGACGGTCAGGCTCCCGACCAGGCTTCCGGCCAGGCTCCAGGCAAGCCCGGGGCGCCCGGCGCGCCCGATGTCGCAACGGCTGCGGAGACCAAAGAACCCGATCCCGAGGCATCCGCGCAACTGCCGCTTGCCGCCATCCCCGAGGCCGCGCGCATGGAGGCTTATCGGCGTGCCCGCGCGGGTGATCCGCTGCACTGGCTCGTCTACACCCCGTCGGAACAATGTTTCTACCAGGGCGATGACCCCTTCTTTCTGGTGCGCCAAACCCCTGAACTGCTGTGGGGCGGCATTGAGGCACGCGACCCATGGTCGCCCTTGGCCGAGCTGGACGCCTATGCCTGCGTGCTGGATTTCAGTCTGCTGACCGCCGCACCCCGTGCCGCGCTGGAGGAACACTATCGCTATGTGGCGGACCAGATAAGGCTCATACCGGTTGCCCGGCTCGCGCTGGTTCTGCCCCAGGGCGACACCAATGGTGGGCCGGTCTACGATGACTTCCTCTCTGATGCATTGGAGCTGTTGCGAGCCGGCGATCTTGACGGCCTGGCTCGCAATGCCGGCACCATGCTCGAACTCTCCAACCCCGATCTTTGGATCGCCTCGGCCCTGCGCTGGCTGCGGCTGGTACTGGAAACTGAGCCGGAGACCGAGCCAGAGAGCCCGGCCGTTCTCGACGCACTCCTGGAGTCATTGCGTACCTTCGAGCCGCCCGCTTGGGATGGCGTCGGGGCTGTCGCAGCAGAGGGCAGCACTCAACGCGACGATGTCGCCACCTTGTCTGCGGAGGAGGCTGAGGCGCTGGAGGCTGTCGTCGCCACGCAACGGACCATTCTGAGTCAGACAGACAATCCCGATTGGCTGCCTGGTCGGATTCAGTCCGTCGCTGCCGCACTGTCCGGCTGCCTGCGCGTCTGCGGCGACAGTGCGGCGCTGCCGGGGCTTGATGCGGCAACCGGAGATGCCTTGGAGGCAAACAGCGGCGCGGCCCTTCTGGCCTGGCTGGATGCGCGCTTTCCCGCCATGGCTCCGGTGCTTGCCGAAGCCGGCGCAGAGCATCCGTCGGTATCGCCTCAGCTTCCCACAGAAAGTGCTCCAGCGCCCAGCGAAGCTCCACCAGCCGCTGCTCAGGCAACACCGGCGCCAGAAGGGGAGAGCGGCGGGGTCAAATTCGGTCGCCGCGCCGAGGATGCCATCGCCGGCCCCAAGAGCCTCAAGGTCGATCAGACCAAAATCGACCGCCTGATGAACCTGATCGGCGAGATGGTTGTGGCTAAGAATGGCCTGCCGTACTTGGCGGGACGGGCTGAGGATGTGTTTGGGGTGCGTGAGCTCTCGCGCGACATCAAGGGCCATTACGCGGTGATCAATCGCATCGCCGAGGAGATGCAGGACGCTATCATGCAGGTGCGCATGATGCCCGTTTCCTTTGTTTTCCAGCGCTTCCCGCGTCTGGTGCGCGACATCTCGCGCAAGCTCGGCAAGGATGTGCACCTGGTCATGGAAGGGGAGGACACCGAGGCCGATAAGAACATCATCGAGGCATTGGGTGATCCGTTGGTGCATATCGTGCGCAACAGTCTTGATCATGGGTTCGAGTCGCCCGAGGTGCGCGCCGCTGCCGGCAAACCAGTGGCTGGCACCCTGACGCTGCGTGCCACCCAGGAATCCGACCGTGTGGTGATTGAGATCAAGGACGACGGCAAGGGCATCGACCCCGATGTCATCAAGCACAAGGCCTATACCAAGGGACTCATCGACGAGGCCACGCTGGAGCGCATCAGCGACCAGGAGGCTGTGAATCTGGTCTTTGCCGCTGGTTTATCGACCGCAGAGACGGTGTCGGACCTCTCTGGACGCGGGGTGGGGATGGATGTGGTCCGCTCAGCTGTGGAGAAGGTCAACGGCGCTATGACCTTGACCAGTGTTCTGGGGCAGGGGACCCAACTGCGGCTGTCGGTGCCTTTGTCGATGGCCGTGACCAACGTCATGATCGTGGTCTCCGATGATCAGTCCTTCGGTGTCCCCATGGACACTGTGGTGGAAACTGTGCGAGTGCCCCAGTCGGCGATTCGTACTATCAAACGCAGTCTGGCCACGGTCTTGCGCGGGCGTATTGTGCCGCTGAAGTCGATCAACACCCTGCTCGGGATTCAGGCGCAGCACAAGGCCAACGCTGATGACGAGTTGGCGGTGCTAGTGGTGCGACTGGGCGATGAAACCCTGGGCCTTTTGGTGGACGATTTCCGCGAGACCGTCGATATCATCCTCAAGCCCATGACCGGCGTGCTGGCGAGTCTGTCCGCCTATGCCGGCTCCGCCCTGATGGGGGACGGCTCAGTGCTGATGGTGCTCAATGTCAAGGAGATTCTTTGA
- a CDS encoding response regulator — protein sequence MPKKILIVDDSATMVYSVKTTLEMNGFDVETAGDGVQALAKLKGGVKPDLIITDINMPNMGGFELIKNVRALPGFRFTPILTLTTESQADKRDEGKKLGATGWLVKPVDGPALVKVIKQVLPGA from the coding sequence ATGCCCAAGAAAATCCTGATTGTGGACGACTCCGCCACCATGGTCTATAGCGTCAAGACGACCCTGGAGATGAACGGCTTCGATGTCGAGACGGCCGGAGACGGCGTGCAGGCACTGGCCAAGCTCAAGGGTGGCGTGAAGCCCGACCTCATCATTACCGATATCAACATGCCCAACATGGGTGGATTCGAGCTCATCAAGAACGTGCGCGCGCTTCCTGGGTTCCGCTTCACGCCCATCCTGACCCTGACCACCGAGAGTCAGGCGGACAAGCGCGACGAGGGCAAGAAATTGGGCGCCACCGGCTGGCTGGTGAAGCCCGTCGACGGCCCCGCCCTCGTCAAGGTGATCAAGCAAGTGCTGCCGGGCGCCTAG
- a CDS encoding methyl-accepting chemotaxis protein, with amino-acid sequence MQTVDAQLPLRGARSRLMVAAAVALAINVMVAWLISPWLRDLFLIPLGMSYATEIALTTFLSTVSVLALSGVLAWVFLRQDLKAFIRLLHEGHSQLESVSIQEALVKDEIGHVSPYLDIMRKQMEGTVQETEQGVMSVIEQINQVHGLSRAQMDRIGHSMANGMELAEVMEQQVANNKEVIAVLSDHLNVQMTELDSNLERIEHLSGQVDALSPLVGVISDIAKQINLLALNAAIEAARAGEAGRGFAVVADEVRALSTQTASAAEDIARKISAATESTEKELVVAREARDRKQYSDHIHRIITDISAMEARFAEGSALLLEVIQGVETGNQEIVTRLSGALGYIQFQDVVRQRLEQVGIALGELGEHLQSLMAQFGDAAWDGSVQPSLKERLDGHLDRYVMSSQRNAHASVIGAVAATDERPQIELF; translated from the coding sequence ATGCAAACGGTGGATGCTCAACTCCCATTGCGGGGCGCGCGTTCCAGGCTTATGGTGGCCGCCGCGGTAGCGCTTGCTATCAACGTAATGGTTGCTTGGCTGATCTCGCCCTGGCTGCGCGATCTCTTTCTTATCCCGCTGGGCATGAGCTATGCCACTGAGATCGCCCTCACTACTTTCTTGTCCACGGTGTCCGTGCTGGCATTGAGCGGAGTCCTGGCCTGGGTGTTTCTGCGCCAGGACCTGAAAGCCTTTATTCGCTTGCTTCACGAAGGCCACTCTCAACTTGAAAGCGTGTCCATTCAGGAGGCCCTAGTCAAGGACGAAATCGGCCATGTTTCACCTTACCTCGACATCATGAGGAAACAGATGGAAGGCACCGTCCAAGAGACCGAGCAGGGCGTCATGTCGGTGATCGAGCAGATCAATCAGGTGCATGGACTCTCCCGTGCGCAGATGGATCGGATCGGGCATTCCATGGCGAACGGCATGGAACTGGCGGAGGTCATGGAACAGCAGGTGGCCAATAACAAAGAGGTCATAGCCGTTCTGAGCGATCATCTCAACGTGCAGATGACGGAGCTCGACAGCAACCTGGAGCGCATCGAACACCTCTCCGGGCAGGTGGATGCGCTGTCTCCGCTGGTTGGGGTGATTTCCGATATCGCCAAACAGATCAATCTTCTGGCGCTCAATGCGGCCATTGAGGCGGCGCGTGCGGGGGAGGCAGGACGCGGTTTTGCTGTGGTGGCGGACGAGGTGCGTGCGCTCTCTACCCAAACCGCCAGCGCGGCCGAGGATATCGCCCGCAAGATCAGCGCAGCGACCGAGAGCACGGAAAAAGAACTTGTCGTGGCACGCGAGGCCAGGGACCGCAAGCAATACAGCGACCATATTCATCGGATTATCACTGACATCAGCGCCATGGAGGCGCGTTTCGCCGAGGGAAGCGCCTTGCTGCTGGAGGTGATTCAAGGGGTGGAGACGGGGAATCAGGAAATCGTCACACGCCTGTCCGGCGCACTGGGATATATTCAGTTTCAGGATGTGGTTCGCCAACGCTTGGAGCAGGTCGGGATCGCTCTGGGCGAGTTGGGCGAACATTTGCAGTCGCTCATGGCGCAGTTCGGCGATGCGGCTTGGGATGGTTCGGTGCAGCCGAGCCTCAAGGAGCGCCTGGACGGGCATCTCGATCGCTATGTGATGTCCAGTCAGCGCAATGCTCACGCGTCGGTGATCGGCGCTGTGGCGGCGACTGACGAGCGGCCCCAGATCGAGCTGTTTTGA
- a CDS encoding ParA family protein: protein MPRIIAVSNRKGGTGKTTVAVNLAAELAALGRRVLLVDLDSQGHCAAGVGLKLDRDAPTAHSIFLDPLAKLSAAVYPSAFANLSLCPADQRFEHGSGVGGQGRLAEALAHQDIASAFDLVILDTPPSLDHLLFNALTAAHWVLVPYVPHHLSLEGVRQLMRVLFKIISGGANPQLKILGFVPTMSAAHIRQHRLVTGEVARQFGAPRVLAGIRSDIRLAEAFSVGKPVRGYAPKCRGAQDFANLAATLSPVLDGIDT from the coding sequence ATGCCCCGGATCATTGCCGTCTCCAACCGCAAGGGTGGCACCGGCAAGACCACGGTGGCAGTCAATCTCGCCGCCGAACTGGCCGCGCTCGGGCGTCGGGTTCTTCTGGTTGATCTCGACTCACAGGGCCATTGTGCCGCCGGGGTGGGCCTGAAATTGGACCGGGATGCGCCCACGGCCCATAGCATCTTTCTCGACCCTCTGGCAAAACTCTCGGCTGCCGTCTACCCGAGCGCCTTTGCGAATCTCTCCCTATGTCCGGCCGACCAACGATTCGAGCATGGTAGCGGTGTGGGGGGGCAAGGGCGGTTAGCTGAAGCGCTCGCGCACCAAGACATCGCCTCGGCTTTCGATTTGGTGATTCTCGACACGCCCCCTTCTTTGGACCATCTGTTGTTCAACGCACTGACGGCGGCGCATTGGGTGCTGGTGCCCTATGTTCCGCACCATCTCTCCCTGGAAGGGGTGCGGCAACTGATGCGGGTGCTTTTCAAGATCATCTCGGGCGGCGCCAATCCGCAACTGAAAATCCTCGGCTTTGTGCCGACCATGTCGGCGGCGCACATCCGCCAGCATCGTCTGGTGACCGGCGAGGTCGCGCGTCAATTCGGCGCGCCGAGGGTTCTGGCCGGCATTCGCTCCGACATTCGTTTGGCAGAGGCATTCAGCGTGGGCAAGCCCGTTCGTGGCTATGCGCCAAAGTGCCGTGGCGCTCAGGATTTCGCCAATCTTGCAGCAACCCTCTCGCCCGTCCTGGATGGCATAGACACCTAA
- a CDS encoding helix-turn-helix domain-containing protein: MKERIGGNLLRLRREQGLSQETLATLAGLSLLAYRNLEKGRSEPRRNTLQALAAALDVPIKALLQPALRLQRVRFRSLKKLKRRDQVLADIALRLATFIDLEAMTGDRLPHELKPLWDELSHQSDQDIPKLADRVRQHFGLNNKEPVHDICGLLESRGIKVLSLEVLSDGFMGLSVAEEDGGPAVVVNTWHRLPVETWIFSAAHELGHLLLHLNAYDVGEEREDQQQEREADSFASHFLMPQAAFANEWQDAEGLPLLDRVFKIKRVFRVSWRTVLYRVAESKPEQKRALIWQRFNRAYQQRNGKSLLKHDEPDGIAREIYQGNQAQRSTGLEPARMEKYDFQGDRLWRLTRHAMENDQITLSRASEILRLPLLEMRELSASWML; encoded by the coding sequence ATGAAAGAACGCATCGGTGGAAATTTGTTGCGATTGCGGCGAGAGCAAGGCCTGTCCCAGGAAACACTCGCTACCCTGGCAGGACTCTCGTTGCTAGCTTATCGAAACTTGGAGAAGGGCCGATCCGAACCTCGCAGAAACACCCTGCAAGCCTTGGCAGCGGCATTGGATGTCCCCATCAAGGCCTTGCTGCAGCCGGCCCTGCGCCTGCAACGGGTGCGCTTTCGCTCGCTCAAAAAACTCAAGCGGCGGGATCAGGTACTCGCTGACATCGCTCTGCGCTTGGCCACCTTTATCGACTTGGAAGCCATGACCGGTGACCGCTTGCCCCATGAGCTCAAGCCCTTGTGGGATGAACTGAGTCATCAATCCGACCAAGACATCCCGAAACTGGCAGACAGAGTGCGGCAGCATTTTGGCCTCAATAACAAGGAACCGGTGCACGATATCTGTGGCTTGCTGGAATCGCGCGGCATCAAGGTTCTCTCCCTCGAAGTGCTCAGCGATGGCTTCATGGGGCTATCGGTGGCCGAAGAAGATGGTGGGCCGGCCGTGGTGGTCAACACCTGGCACCGTCTACCGGTAGAGACCTGGATTTTCAGCGCCGCCCATGAGCTGGGCCATCTGCTGCTACATCTGAATGCCTACGATGTGGGCGAGGAGCGGGAAGATCAGCAACAAGAGCGGGAAGCTGATAGCTTCGCCTCGCATTTTTTGATGCCACAAGCGGCATTTGCCAACGAATGGCAGGATGCAGAAGGCCTGCCACTACTTGATCGTGTGTTCAAGATCAAGCGGGTCTTTCGCGTCAGTTGGCGCACCGTGCTATATCGTGTTGCGGAGTCTAAGCCGGAACAAAAGCGCGCGCTTATCTGGCAGCGGTTCAATCGCGCTTACCAGCAACGCAATGGTAAATCCCTGCTAAAACATGATGAACCGGATGGCATTGCCCGGGAAATCTATCAGGGTAATCAGGCTCAACGATCCACTGGGTTGGAGCCAGCCAGGATGGAGAAATACGATTTTCAAGGCGACAGGCTCTGGCGGCTAACCAGACACGCGATGGAAAACGACCAGATCACCCTCTCCCGGGCATCGGAAATACTGCGCCTGCCCCTGCTGGAGATGCGCGAGTTGTCCGCCAGTTGGATGCTATAG
- a CDS encoding putative bifunctional diguanylate cyclase/phosphodiesterase — MEEAFNSHGGDSESAQQSSAPRAFCSDERDQMLAHSARLAQVGGWTLEPNSSRFLPTVHWCHIHGVEPGESTLGSLLRILHPGDRSGMLAAIQRALEEKAPYVHQHRIIRPDDQRTRFIQDYGEFQYDANGKPTTLCGAAQDITERMRMQDAIRDTEEHLYLALQLSKTAIWEWHTDTNQVKWSEDMAAMWGFAPRLFQGTFEEIAARLHPEDLAHWRESMQACAEDGAELNLEFRVVWPDGSTHWLATDGDAIRGTDGRAIRLAGVARDITERKTSEQALLESQTRLEQLAYYDHLTGLANRRLLLNRLRKAIAVADRDNSRLAVCYLDLDDFKPVNDQCGHEVGDILLQAVAARLVSCVRPTDTIARWGGDEFALLFADVLNRGACVQILDRILHGLNERLIEEQPYPVSASIGATLYPEDHGDADSLLRHADHAMYLAKQSGRNNYQFFDPEKDPLGIANRERLRDIQQAINAGELRLLYQPIVNMRSDSTAAVESAEALVRWQHPRRGLLAPGEFLPAIEGSDLIRQLDHWVLREALTEQEAWVAQGLRLRLHINVSAYSLLRPNFMRDVSGFIGQHPGVQPCGIELEILETAALNDLDLVSTVIRQGTLLGLSFSLDDFGTGYSSLTYIRRLSARTLKIDQTFVRNMIKDNEDRAIVEGIIGLARAFDLAVIAEGVETLEHGCLLMRLGCDRVQGYGIARPMAAKQLTEWVAAYQQPALWAEQSKDLTEDLAPA; from the coding sequence ATGGAAGAAGCATTTAACAGCCACGGGGGTGACAGCGAGTCCGCACAGCAATCGTCCGCGCCGCGCGCCTTTTGTTCGGACGAACGCGACCAGATGCTTGCTCACAGCGCGCGCCTGGCCCAGGTCGGCGGCTGGACACTTGAGCCAAACAGCAGTCGCTTCCTGCCGACGGTTCACTGGTGCCATATCCACGGTGTCGAGCCGGGCGAATCGACCCTGGGCAGCCTATTGCGAATCCTCCATCCCGGTGACCGCTCGGGGATGCTGGCGGCCATCCAGCGAGCCTTGGAAGAAAAAGCGCCCTACGTTCATCAGCACCGCATTATCCGTCCGGACGACCAAAGAACTCGCTTCATTCAGGACTATGGCGAGTTCCAGTATGACGCCAATGGTAAGCCCACGACTTTATGCGGCGCCGCTCAGGACATTACTGAGCGGATGCGGATGCAAGACGCAATCCGGGATACCGAGGAACATTTGTATCTGGCGCTGCAACTCTCCAAGACCGCGATCTGGGAGTGGCATACCGACACCAACCAGGTAAAATGGTCCGAGGACATGGCGGCCATGTGGGGCTTTGCCCCGAGACTCTTTCAGGGCACCTTCGAGGAGATCGCCGCGCGCCTCCACCCCGAGGATCTCGCGCACTGGCGCGAGAGCATGCAGGCCTGTGCTGAGGATGGCGCCGAGCTCAACCTCGAGTTCCGTGTTGTCTGGCCCGACGGATCAACCCACTGGCTGGCCACCGATGGGGATGCAATTCGCGGCACGGACGGTCGAGCCATCCGCCTGGCGGGTGTTGCCCGCGACATCACCGAACGGAAAACCAGCGAGCAGGCCCTGCTCGAAAGCCAGACGCGCCTGGAACAACTGGCCTACTACGATCATCTTACCGGGCTCGCCAACCGACGACTGCTTCTGAACCGACTGCGCAAAGCCATTGCCGTAGCCGACCGCGACAACTCTCGGCTGGCCGTCTGCTATCTGGACCTGGACGACTTCAAGCCCGTTAATGATCAATGCGGACACGAGGTTGGCGATATACTCCTGCAAGCGGTTGCTGCACGCCTGGTTTCTTGTGTCCGCCCTACCGACACCATTGCCCGCTGGGGTGGCGATGAGTTCGCGCTGCTGTTTGCCGATGTCCTTAACCGCGGCGCATGCGTCCAGATCCTTGACCGCATTCTGCATGGGCTGAACGAACGCCTGATCGAGGAGCAACCATATCCGGTTTCTGCCAGCATCGGGGCGACACTGTATCCGGAAGATCATGGCGACGCCGATAGCCTGTTGCGACATGCCGATCATGCCATGTACCTGGCGAAACAAAGCGGACGCAACAACTATCAGTTTTTCGACCCGGAAAAGGACCCTCTGGGCATCGCCAACCGCGAACGTCTGCGCGACATCCAACAGGCGATCAACGCCGGCGAGCTGCGGCTTCTGTATCAGCCGATCGTCAACATGCGCAGCGACTCCACCGCAGCGGTCGAGTCTGCGGAGGCGCTGGTGCGCTGGCAGCATCCGCGGCGCGGCCTCCTGGCGCCGGGCGAATTTCTGCCCGCCATCGAAGGCAGCGACCTGATCCGCCAACTCGATCATTGGGTGCTGCGCGAAGCCTTGACCGAGCAGGAAGCCTGGGTCGCTCAAGGGCTGCGCCTGCGCCTGCATATCAATGTCTCGGCCTATTCACTGCTGAGGCCAAATTTTATGCGGGATGTCTCGGGATTCATCGGTCAGCACCCTGGTGTCCAGCCCTGTGGTATTGAACTCGAAATTCTGGAGACCGCCGCGCTCAATGACCTGGATCTGGTCAGCACGGTGATCCGCCAGGGTACCCTGCTCGGCCTGTCCTTCTCCCTTGATGATTTCGGGACCGGCTATTCATCGCTGACCTACATCCGTCGGCTCTCAGCGCGGACGCTCAAGATTGATCAGACCTTTGTGCGCAACATGATCAAGGATAATGAAGATCGCGCCATCGTCGAAGGAATCATCGGACTCGCCCGCGCCTTCGATCTCGCGGTCATTGCAGAAGGCGTGGAAACCCTGGAGCACGGCTGTCTGCTGATGCGCCTGGGCTGTGATCGCGTCCAAGGCTATGGCATTGCCCGACCCATGGCCGCCAAGCAGCTCACCGAATGGGTAGCCGCTTATCAGCAGCCAGCGCTCTGGGCCGAGCAGTCGAAAGACCTGACAGAAGACTTGGCGCCGGCATAG
- a CDS encoding transglutaminase family protein — MKRYRILHRTYYRFSGQVQLGPHVLRLRPREDHDLRIESSTLNIDPPATLRWHRDVEDNSVAIATFETLASQLAIESDLVIQQFNEAPLDFLVDAEAINYPFAYCAEDTPVLLPYMEVSRPGEGDPFKVWVDSLWQAGERIQTYALLQRLCTHIYNRLSYQLREEPGVQAPAQTLALGTGSCRDSAALFIETARCLGLAARFVSGYLQAEPSAFNYGATHAWAEVYLPGAGWKGFDPSNGTVAGPQHIAVAVARRPESVPPIAGAFTGSPGASMSVGVWVSSL; from the coding sequence ATGAAACGCTATCGCATCCTACATCGGACCTACTACCGCTTTTCCGGCCAAGTGCAACTCGGCCCCCATGTTTTGCGCTTGCGACCCAGGGAAGACCATGACCTGCGCATCGAATCATCGACACTGAACATCGATCCGCCCGCGACCCTGCGCTGGCACCGTGATGTTGAGGACAATTCCGTGGCGATCGCGACCTTCGAGACGCTGGCCAGCCAGCTCGCGATCGAGAGCGACCTCGTCATTCAGCAGTTCAACGAGGCACCGCTCGATTTCCTGGTCGACGCCGAAGCGATCAACTACCCCTTCGCCTATTGCGCCGAAGACACGCCAGTGCTCCTGCCCTACATGGAGGTTTCCCGGCCCGGGGAGGGCGATCCGTTCAAGGTGTGGGTCGACAGCCTCTGGCAGGCGGGTGAGCGAATCCAAACCTACGCGCTGCTGCAGCGCCTTTGTACGCACATTTATAACCGCCTGTCATACCAGCTGCGCGAGGAGCCCGGAGTCCAGGCTCCAGCGCAAACCCTCGCGCTTGGCACCGGCTCCTGCCGCGACTCCGCCGCCCTGTTCATCGAGACCGCCCGCTGCCTCGGGCTCGCTGCGCGCTTTGTGAGCGGATATCTCCAGGCCGAGCCGTCGGCGTTCAACTACGGCGCCACCCACGCCTGGGCCGAGGTCTATCTGCCGGGCGCCGGCTGGAAGGGCTTCGATCCATCGAATGGCACGGTGGCCGGCCCCCAGCACATCGCCGTCGCCGTGGCGCGACGCCCAGAGTCCGTGCCGCCGATCGCGGGTGCTTTCACTGGGTCGCCCGGGGCATCGATGAGTGTGGGGGTTTGGGTGTCCAGCCTGTAA
- a CDS encoding STAS domain-containing protein, which translates to MPYSNRSWHYATPAEESPVVRGKPLERKPSGGPTLPPSASQLFNEAPGQGKTASSHRRPAQASHLAPRPNSGSRSATRETLWVRTGSRLDIASLAIIQEAIHSVRVDQHHTESLVIDMKNTRQVFDSGIELLLFLYRKAGTRRNNLYIVNAGSRVRERLGEKGLDACFHLPKSPLNRPAGN; encoded by the coding sequence ATGCCTTATTCCAACCGCTCATGGCACTATGCCACCCCGGCGGAGGAGTCACCTGTTGTTCGCGGTAAGCCGCTGGAGCGCAAACCGTCGGGCGGGCCAACCCTCCCGCCATCCGCCAGTCAACTCTTCAATGAGGCCCCCGGTCAGGGCAAAACTGCCTCGTCGCACCGCCGTCCCGCGCAAGCCAGCCACCTCGCACCGCGCCCGAATTCGGGGTCGAGATCGGCAACGCGGGAAACGCTGTGGGTGCGGACCGGTTCGCGCTTGGACATCGCCTCGCTCGCGATTATACAGGAGGCGATTCACAGCGTGCGAGTCGATCAGCATCACACCGAAAGCCTGGTGATTGACATGAAAAATACCCGTCAAGTGTTTGACTCGGGCATTGAGCTGCTGCTCTTTTTGTACCGCAAGGCCGGAACGCGGCGCAATAACCTTTATATCGTGAACGCCGGCAGCAGAGTGCGCGAACGCCTTGGGGAGAAAGGCCTGGACGCTTGTTTTCACCTGCCCAAGTCTCCACTCAACCGACCAGCGGGAAATTGA
- a CDS encoding response regulator, which translates to MDYDSHYQTLVIVDDHPLVREGLKAVLARDDGLRVIGEAGGVSEALALVQARKPDLAIIDLALADGDGLDLVRRLRAHCSDVKILVCSMRDESLFAERALHAGAIGFIHKSEVALHIVDAVRTTLMGRVYLSPAMAERMLKRTLPGQESGGLAVDCLSDRELQVFGLLGDGQSTAQIAERLHLSVKTIETHRENIKRKLQLSNAAELMRCATIWSHTQC; encoded by the coding sequence ATGGATTATGATTCGCACTATCAGACCCTGGTGATCGTCGATGATCATCCGCTGGTGCGCGAGGGCCTGAAGGCGGTCCTCGCTCGCGACGACGGATTGCGTGTCATCGGCGAGGCCGGCGGTGTTAGTGAGGCACTGGCTCTGGTTCAAGCGCGCAAGCCGGATCTGGCGATCATCGATCTGGCGCTGGCGGATGGCGATGGACTCGACTTGGTCAGGCGACTGAGAGCCCATTGCTCGGACGTCAAAATCCTGGTCTGCTCGATGCGCGATGAGTCGCTCTTTGCCGAGCGCGCGCTCCATGCCGGTGCCATTGGCTTCATTCATAAGAGTGAGGTTGCCCTGCATATTGTCGATGCGGTGCGCACCACCCTGATGGGACGCGTTTATTTGAGTCCGGCGATGGCCGAACGTATGCTCAAGCGCACGCTTCCTGGTCAGGAGTCGGGGGGGCTCGCGGTGGACTGTCTGAGTGATCGTGAATTGCAAGTCTTCGGCCTGCTTGGCGATGGCCAATCCACGGCGCAAATCGCCGAGAGACTGCATTTGAGCGTGAAAACAATCGAAACCCATCGCGAAAACATCAAACGCAAGCTACAACTCAGCAATGCCGCGGAGCTCATGCGTTGCGCGACTATCTGGTCGCATACCCAATGCTGA